A stretch of DNA from Bacteroidales bacterium WCE2008:
ATTGACAGCATTGTACGAGCCTACAAGCCTTGTCTCGACGGCCAAGAGATTCTCGTCTTCAGTCTCAGGCTTGCCGACATTGTCCGGCACGGCCATGCGGAGGAAAGGATGGGCCGAATCTGACGGGAGAACGATCGTCCTCCAGAAATCCGGGCCGTATCCTATGGTCTCGAGGCCGCGTGTACTGGCCATCTCCGAAAGATCCGGATCGTCCATGTTCAGGAAGACAGCCTTTCCATGGTCCTTTATATAGTCATAGAGCTGTCCCTTGGCCTTCTTTACACCCTCGAAGCTTCCGAAACCGAGAAGATGGGCCTTGCCGACATTGGTTATGAGTCCATAATCCGGCTCGCTGACAGCGACCAGATGGGCTATGTCGTCGGGATGGTTCGCGCCCATCTCGATTACTGCAATCTGAGTCTCGGGACGAATCTTGAGCAACGACAACGGCACTCCGATATCATTGTTGAGATTGCCTTCGGTTGCTGTAACTACATATTTCTTGGCGAGCACGCTGCGGATAAGCTCCTTTGTGGTTGTCTTTCCGTTGGTACCGGTAAGACCGACGACAGTCAGTCTCTTTCCGTCGACAAAAGTATGCTCCCTATGCCAGCGGGCAAGAGCCTGGAGAGTCACCAGAGTGTCCGGTACGGCAATTACCCTTGGATCTCCGGAAGCGGCA
This window harbors:
- a CDS encoding UDP-N-acetylmuramoyl-tripeptide--D-alanyl-D-alanine ligase, with amino-acid sequence MEELYKKYLSCGGVVTTDSRAIKGGEMFFALKGENFDGNAYALKALEAGAAYAVVNEGSEAAASGDPRVIAVPDTLVTLQALARWHREHTFVDGKRLTVVGLTGTNGKTTTKELIRSVLAKKYVVTATEGNLNNDIGVPLSLLKIRPETQIAVIEMGANHPDDIAHLVAVSEPDYGLITNVGKAHLLGFGSFEGVKKAKGQLYDYIKDHGKAVFLNMDDPDLSEMASTRGLETIGYGPDFWRTIVLPSDSAHPFLRMAVPDNVGKPETEDENLLAVETRLVGSYNAVNVLAAVAVGLHFGVSLDDALQAVADYVPANNRSMMVRTERNSVIVDAYNANPTSMAAALENFANVSEGQKLALLGSMGELGADSVDEHRAIVRRLGGISRVCLVGEEFRKALELEGTPENVRWYASSEDLAAAIKAEPVSGYTVLLKGSRSQQMEKVLPNL